Proteins encoded by one window of Mus musculus strain C57BL/6J chromosome 10, GRCm38.p6 C57BL/6J:
- the Ilvbl gene encoding 2-hydroxyacyl-CoA lyase 2 isoform X3, whose protein sequence is MRLWAWPGRFCLMETSAAAASAGGFFPSFLLLAFGTLVAAVLGVAHRLGLFYQLMHKVDKTSIRHGGESVAAVLRAHGVRFVFTLVGGHISPLLVACEKLGIRVVDTRHEVTAVFAADAVARLTGTVGVAAVTAGPGLTNTVTAVKNAQVAQSPVLLLGGAASTLLQKRGALQAIDQMSLFRPLCKFCASVRRVRDIVPTLRTAIAAAQSGTPGPVFVELPLDVLYPYFMVEKEMIPTKLPNSLMGRVVVWYLQNCLANLFVGAWEPRPEGPLPLDIPQASPQQVQRCVEILSRAKRPLLVLGSQALLPPTPANKLRAAVETLGVPCFLGGMSRGLLGRNHPLHIRQNRSAALKKADVVVLAGAVCDFRLSYGRVLNRKSSIIIVNRNRDDLLLNSDIFWKPQEAVQAGPASP, encoded by the exons ATGCGTCTGTGGGCGTGGCCTGGCAG GTTCTGCCTCATGGAAACTTCTGCGGCCGCTGCATCTGCGGGAggcttcttcccctccttcctgctCCTGGCGTTTGGGACGCTGGTGGCTGCCGTGCTGGGCGTCGCTCACAGACTGGGGCTCTTCTATCAGCTGATGCACAAG GTGGACAAGACAAGCATCCGGCATGGTGGAGAGAGTGTCGCAGCTGTGCTCCGAGCCCATGGTGTACGCTTTGTCTTCACATTGGTCGGTGGGCACATTTCCCCACTGCTGGTGGCCTGTGAGAAGCTGGGTATCCGAGTGGTAGACACACGCCACGAGGTCACTGCTGTCTTTGCTGCTGATGCTGTGGCCCGCCTGACTG GgacagtgggtgtggcagcagtgaCAGCCGGTCCTGGCCTCACCAACACTGTGACTGCAGTGAAGAATGCACAAGTGGCACAGTCCCCAGTCCTGCTTTTGGGTGGAGCTGCCAGCACCCTGCTGCAG AAACGGGGCGCACTTCAGGCCATTGATCAGATGTCTCTGTTCAGGCCACTCTGCAAGTTTTGTGCTTCTGTGCGAAGGGTACGGGACATTGTACCTACCCTGAGGACTGCAATAGCTGCTGCCCAGTCAGGCACCCCAG GTCCAGTGTTTGTGGAGCTGCCTCTTGATGTACTATATCCTTACTTCATGGTTGAGAAGGAGATGATACCAACCAAGTTGCCCAATAGCCTCATGGGCCGTGTGGTTGTCTG GTATTTACAGAACTGCCTGGCCAACCTCTTTGTTGGGGCTTGGGAACCTCGTCCCGAGGGACCTCTGCCCTTGGATATTCCCCAGGCATCTCCGCAGCAG GTCCAGCGCTGTGTGGAGATCCTGAGCCGGGCCAAGAGGCCTCTGCTGGTACTGGGGAGCCAGGCCTTGCTGCCCCCGACCCCTGCCAACAAGCTTAG AGCTGCCGTGGAGACCCTGGGTGTCCCCTGCTTTCTAGGGGGGATGTCTCGGGGGCTGCTGGGCCGCAACCACCCTCTCCACATCCGGCAGAACCGCAGCGCTGCTCTGAAGAAAGCAGATGTTGTTGTCCTGGCAG GCGCTGTGTGTGATTTCCGCCTGTCTTATGGCCGGGTCCTCAACCGCAAGAGCAGCATCATCATTGTCAACCGGAACCGGGATGATCTCTTGCTCAACTCGGACATCTTCTGGAAGCCTCAGGAGGCTGTGCAGG CTGGACCAGCCTCTCCGTGA
- the Ilvbl gene encoding 2-hydroxyacyl-CoA lyase 2 isoform 3 (isoform 3 is encoded by transcript variant 4) — translation METSAAAASAGGFFPSFLLLAFGTLVAAVLGVAHRLGLFYQLMHKVDKTSIRHGGESVAAVLRAHGVRFVFTLVGGHISPLLVACEKLGIRVVDTRHEVTAVFAADAVARLTGTVGVAAVTAGPGLTNTVTAVKNAQVAQSPVLLLGGAASTLLQKRGALQAIDQMSLFRPLCKFCASVRRVRDIVPTLRTAIAAAQSGTPGPVFVELPLDVLYPYFMVEKEMIPTKLPNSLMGRVVVWYLQNCLANLFVGAWEPRPEGPLPLDIPQASPQQVQRCVEILSRAKRPLLVLGSQALLPPTPANKLRAAVETLGVPCFLGGMSRGLLGRNHPLHIRQNRSAALKKADVVVLAGAVCDFRLSYGRVLNRKSSIIIVNRNRDDLLLNSDIFWKPQEAVQAGPASP, via the exons ATGGAAACTTCTGCGGCCGCTGCATCTGCGGGAggcttcttcccctccttcctgctCCTGGCGTTTGGGACGCTGGTGGCTGCCGTGCTGGGCGTCGCTCACAGACTGGGGCTCTTCTATCAGCTGATGCACAAG GTGGACAAGACAAGCATCCGGCATGGTGGAGAGAGTGTCGCAGCTGTGCTCCGAGCCCATGGTGTACGCTTTGTCTTCACATTGGTCGGTGGGCACATTTCCCCACTGCTGGTGGCCTGTGAGAAGCTGGGTATCCGAGTGGTAGACACACGCCACGAGGTCACTGCTGTCTTTGCTGCTGATGCTGTGGCCCGCCTGACTG GgacagtgggtgtggcagcagtgaCAGCCGGTCCTGGCCTCACCAACACTGTGACTGCAGTGAAGAATGCACAAGTGGCACAGTCCCCAGTCCTGCTTTTGGGTGGAGCTGCCAGCACCCTGCTGCAG AAACGGGGCGCACTTCAGGCCATTGATCAGATGTCTCTGTTCAGGCCACTCTGCAAGTTTTGTGCTTCTGTGCGAAGGGTACGGGACATTGTACCTACCCTGAGGACTGCAATAGCTGCTGCCCAGTCAGGCACCCCAG GTCCAGTGTTTGTGGAGCTGCCTCTTGATGTACTATATCCTTACTTCATGGTTGAGAAGGAGATGATACCAACCAAGTTGCCCAATAGCCTCATGGGCCGTGTGGTTGTCTG GTATTTACAGAACTGCCTGGCCAACCTCTTTGTTGGGGCTTGGGAACCTCGTCCCGAGGGACCTCTGCCCTTGGATATTCCCCAGGCATCTCCGCAGCAG GTCCAGCGCTGTGTGGAGATCCTGAGCCGGGCCAAGAGGCCTCTGCTGGTACTGGGGAGCCAGGCCTTGCTGCCCCCGACCCCTGCCAACAAGCTTAG AGCTGCCGTGGAGACCCTGGGTGTCCCCTGCTTTCTAGGGGGGATGTCTCGGGGGCTGCTGGGCCGCAACCACCCTCTCCACATCCGGCAGAACCGCAGCGCTGCTCTGAAGAAAGCAGATGTTGTTGTCCTGGCAG GCGCTGTGTGTGATTTCCGCCTGTCTTATGGCCGGGTCCTCAACCGCAAGAGCAGCATCATCATTGTCAACCGGAACCGGGATGATCTCTTGCTCAACTCGGACATCTTCTGGAAGCCTCAGGAGGCTGTGCAGG CTGGACCAGCCTCTCCGTGA